The following proteins are co-located in the Myxocyprinus asiaticus isolate MX2 ecotype Aquarium Trade chromosome 44, UBuf_Myxa_2, whole genome shotgun sequence genome:
- the LOC127434160 gene encoding cytochrome b5, which produces MEGNGTDGKGIKYYRLSEVEERKSFKSTWIIIHNKVYDVTKFLEEHPGGEEVLREQAGGDATESFEDVGHSTDAREMASSMLIGELHPDDRDKLAKPPESLVTTVQETTSWWSNWLIPAVAAVIVMLMYRIYTAEEA; this is translated from the exons ATGGAAGGGAACGGTACAGACGGTAAGGGTATTAAATATTATCGCTTGTCAGAGGTGGAGGAACGGAAATCTTTTAAAAGCACATGGATTATCATCCATAATAAAGTATACGACGTCACAAAGTTCCTCGAGGAG CACCCGGGAGGAGAGGAGGTGCTGCGAGAGCAGGCGGGTGGAGATGCCACAGAGAGTTTTGAAGATGTTGGGCACTCGACTGATGCACGCGAGATGGCCAGTTCTATGCTCATAGGAGAGCTTCATCCA GACGACAGGGACAAGCTTGCCAAACCACCA GAATCACTTGTAACAACTGTTCAAGAAACAACAAG CTGGTGGTCAAACTGGTTGATACCTGCTGTTGCTGCTGTAATTGTCATGTTGATGTACCGTATATACACAGCAGAGGAGGCATGA